The DNA sequence GCTGGTTGTCGCGCCAGCGCCACACCTCGTCGCCGGTCACGGCGTCGCGCCCGGTGACGGTGACGCCGCAGCCGCCGTCGCGCGGCACCGCCTCGCTGTGGATGACGCGGCCGCCGAGCACGATGATGCGCTCGCGGCGGCTCGGGCTGACCTCGGGCAGCACCGTGCCCTGCGCGGTGTCGACGACGTACACGCGGCCGTCGATCGGGAAGCCGAGCAGCTGCGGCATCGGCTGCGGCTCGACCCGTTCGGCGATGCGGTCGGCGGTCGGGGGCGCGCTGCCGGTCAGCTCCGGGTTGTCGGCGAAGAGCACGAAACCCATGCCGGGCAGGCCGACGTGCCAGCGCTCGTCGCCACTGGCGGGTTCGCGCGCGGTCAGCTGGCAGTCCTTGGGCGTCCGGCACGCGACGTCCAGCAGGTAGTCGGCGAACGTCCACACCGCCGCGGCCCGCTCGTCGCGGCGCAGCACCGCCCCGGTCGCGGGGTCGATCACCTGGTAGCCCTTGACCAGCAGCTTGCCCGCGACGACGACGGTGCGGGCGGGCGGCCCGGCGACGGCGGCCCAGTCGGCCGGGGTCTGCCAGATCTGGCGGCCGCTCAGGCGGCTGCGCACCTCGACCATGTCCCGGTGCTCGATCACGACGTGCTGCTCCAGCAGGGCCACGTGCTGCGGACTGCCGCCGAGGCGCTCCTGCCAGCGGGCGGGCGGGTCGGCGATCGGGCCGCTGGTGCTGATCCAGTTCCACAGGTCGGGGAAGGGGTTCCACACGTTGGTGCTGACCAGCACCGTCATCGCCACGGCCACCGCGACCAGCCACCCGGTGCCGGCCCTCCCCTTGGCCATCCGCCCAGGATAGCCAGCTGACGATCGAACGTGAGTGAGTGTCCGATCTATCCGTGTCGGGCGGCTTTACGCACCAGCGGCAGCGTCCGGTACGGCAACTGCTCGGCCAGGGCGATCAGCGTGGAGGCGCGCAGGATCGCGTCGTACGCCACGATCTCGTCGATGACGCGCTGGAGGTCGGCATTGGACCGGGCCACGATCCGGCACAGCAGGTCCCCGCCGCCGGTGATCGTGTACGCCTCCAGCACC is a window from the Catellatospora sp. TT07R-123 genome containing:
- a CDS encoding PQQ-binding-like beta-propeller repeat protein: MAKGRAGTGWLVAVAVAMTVLVSTNVWNPFPDLWNWISTSGPIADPPARWQERLGGSPQHVALLEQHVVIEHRDMVEVRSRLSGRQIWQTPADWAAVAGPPARTVVVAGKLLVKGYQVIDPATGAVLRRDERAAAVWTFADYLLDVACRTPKDCQLTAREPASGDERWHVGLPGMGFVLFADNPELTGSAPPTADRIAERVEPQPMPQLLGFPIDGRVYVVDTAQGTVLPEVSPSRRERIIVLGGRVIHSEAVPRDGGCGVTVTGRDAVTGDEVWRWRDNQLGTITGGGCDQRHQPTGSGDLVLATTPDGRQALLDTGFGRQVLLCAPGERVAAVDGNRAVVRSADGAKFTGYSLDLESGGKPKALWNRKVNAEASAAIRGKVVIVVDRGPDRVIVLDTTTGKVRRQVDTDAEVVAADANGLLLGQRRDLGYLAFD